In Brachyspira hampsonii, the following are encoded in one genomic region:
- the mraY gene encoding phospho-N-acetylmuramoyl-pentapeptide-transferase yields the protein MLYQIFYPLRESFFGFNLFRYITFRTAGAVATALILVLLFAPNVIEKLKKLNFGQVVRDDGPETHLVKTGTPTMGGIFIVGSILISVLLWAELDNLKIILLTLSLVILSIAGFLDDFLKIKYKNSKGLPGKYKIFFQTFVGIIIGVYLYYFDKSTFLMTFELNQGIGVLEAVKVAQVPSSTIFLPFASTIYIDLKILYIPFATFVVVSMSNAVNLTDGLDGLAIGLLIIMSMALAVLSYVSGNSLIATYLKIPFISDAGEVTVFVGALIGAGLGFLWFNAHPAQVFMGDVGSLSLGGVLGIIALFIKHELLLVIIGAVYVAEALSVVLQVFSYKFFNKKRIFKMAPLHHHFEKSGWKETQVVFRFYIIGIIMALIGIATLKIR from the coding sequence ATGCTGTATCAAATTTTTTATCCATTAAGGGAATCATTTTTTGGTTTTAACCTATTTAGATATATCACATTCAGAACTGCCGGTGCTGTAGCTACTGCATTGATATTAGTGCTTTTATTTGCTCCGAATGTTATAGAAAAATTAAAAAAACTTAATTTCGGTCAGGTTGTAAGAGATGACGGTCCTGAAACACACTTAGTTAAAACAGGCACTCCTACTATGGGAGGTATATTTATAGTAGGAAGTATTTTAATCAGTGTGCTTTTATGGGCTGAATTAGATAATTTAAAAATAATACTTCTTACTTTATCATTAGTAATACTTTCAATAGCAGGTTTCTTAGATGATTTTTTGAAGATTAAATATAAAAACTCGAAAGGTCTTCCCGGAAAATACAAAATATTTTTTCAAACTTTTGTAGGAATTATAATAGGAGTTTATTTATATTATTTTGATAAATCAACTTTTTTGATGACATTTGAACTTAATCAAGGCATAGGAGTATTAGAAGCTGTAAAAGTGGCACAGGTACCTTCTTCAACTATATTTCTTCCATTTGCAAGTACAATATATATAGATTTAAAAATATTATACATACCATTTGCAACATTTGTAGTTGTAAGTATGAGTAATGCTGTTAATCTTACCGACGGACTTGACGGACTTGCTATAGGTCTTTTAATAATAATGTCTATGGCTTTAGCAGTTCTCTCTTATGTATCAGGAAACTCACTAATAGCAACTTATTTAAAAATACCTTTCATATCAGATGCAGGAGAGGTTACAGTTTTTGTTGGTGCTTTAATAGGTGCTGGTTTAGGATTCTTATGGTTTAATGCCCACCCTGCTCAGGTGTTTATGGGAGATGTAGGAAGTTTATCTTTGGGAGGAGTTTTAGGTATCATAGCCTTATTTATAAAGCATGAATTACTTCTTGTTATAATAGGAGCTGTTTATGTGGCAGAGGCTTTAAGTGTAGTTTTACAAGTGTTCTCTTATAAATTTTTTAATAAAAAGCGTATATTTAAAATGGCTCCTTTGCATCATCATTTTGAAAAATCAGGCTGGAAAGAAACTCAGGTGGTATTTAGATTCTATATTATAGGAATAATAATGGCTCTTATTGGCATAGCTACGCTTAAGATAAGATAG